Proteins encoded by one window of Dryocola sp. LX212:
- a CDS encoding MFS transporter — translation MKNTAQGLSPALIALMSVATGLAVASNYYAQPLLDTIARAFSLSVNQAGFIVTAAQLGYAAGLLLLVPLGDMFERRGLIVFMTLLAAGGMLITATSQTLPMMILGTALTGLFSVVAQILVPLAAHLAEPAKRGKVVGTIMSGLLLGILLARTVAGLLASLGGWRTVYWVASVLMVIMAVALWRGLPTVKQENHLNYPQLLGSVFSLFIKDSLLRTRATLGCLTFANFSILWTSMAFLLASPPFNFSEGVIGLFGLAGAAGELGARPAGGFADKGKAHLTTTVGLVLLLLSWIATALGQYSVIALIIGILVLDLTVQGVHITNQTVIYRMMPEARNRLTAGYMTSYFIGGAAGSLISASAYQHAGWNGVCAAGAIMALLNLVVWWRGYHRQEVCQ, via the coding sequence ATGAAAAATACCGCTCAGGGGCTCAGCCCCGCGCTGATTGCCCTGATGTCCGTGGCCACCGGCCTTGCCGTTGCCAGCAATTATTATGCGCAACCTCTGCTCGACACCATCGCCCGCGCCTTTTCTCTTTCCGTCAACCAGGCCGGGTTTATCGTCACCGCCGCCCAGCTGGGCTATGCCGCTGGCCTGCTGTTGCTGGTGCCGCTGGGGGATATGTTTGAACGACGCGGGCTTATCGTCTTTATGACGCTGCTGGCCGCGGGCGGCATGCTGATCACCGCCACCAGCCAGACGCTGCCGATGATGATCCTGGGTACCGCGCTCACCGGCCTGTTCTCCGTCGTCGCGCAGATCCTCGTGCCGCTTGCGGCTCACCTCGCGGAACCGGCTAAGCGTGGCAAAGTCGTGGGGACCATTATGAGCGGCCTGCTGCTGGGGATCCTGCTGGCGCGTACCGTCGCGGGCCTGCTGGCAAGCCTGGGCGGCTGGCGCACGGTTTACTGGGTTGCCAGCGTGCTGATGGTTATTATGGCTGTCGCCCTGTGGCGCGGTCTGCCAACCGTGAAGCAGGAAAACCATCTGAATTATCCGCAGCTTCTGGGTTCCGTATTCAGCCTGTTTATCAAAGACAGCCTGCTGCGCACCCGTGCCACGCTCGGCTGCCTCACCTTCGCCAACTTCAGCATTCTGTGGACCTCGATGGCGTTCCTGCTGGCTTCTCCGCCGTTTAACTTCTCCGAAGGCGTCATCGGGCTGTTTGGCCTGGCGGGCGCGGCTGGCGAGCTGGGAGCGCGACCTGCGGGAGGATTTGCCGATAAGGGCAAGGCGCATCTCACCACAACCGTTGGTCTGGTGCTGCTGCTGCTCTCATGGATTGCCACCGCATTGGGCCAGTATTCGGTGATCGCGCTGATTATCGGTATTCTCGTCCTGGATCTTACCGTGCAGGGCGTTCATATCACCAACCAGACCGTGATTTACCGCATGATGCCGGAAGCCCGCAACCGCCTGACGGCTGGCTACATGACCAGCTATTTTATCGGCGGCGCCGCAGGGTCACTGATTTCAGCAAGTGCTTACCAACATGCTGGCTGGAATGGCGTTTGTGCGGCGGGCGCGATTATGGCCCTACTAAACCTGGTGGTCTGGTGGCGCGGCTACCACCGCCAGGAGGTCTGCCAATAA
- the ygaH gene encoding L-valine transporter subunit YgaH — MSTQVLLLGLLVGLANYLFRYLPLRLRANATRPAKRGATGVLLDSIGIASICALLVVSCAPEIMHDSRRLLPTLVGFAVLGVSFYKTRSIIIPTLLSALGYGLAWKLMMVI, encoded by the coding sequence ATGAGCACCCAGGTCCTGCTACTCGGCCTGCTGGTCGGCTTAGCCAACTATTTATTCCGCTATTTACCCCTTCGTCTGCGTGCAAACGCCACTCGCCCCGCTAAGCGCGGCGCCACCGGTGTGCTGCTGGATAGCATCGGCATCGCCTCAATCTGCGCGCTGCTGGTGGTCTCCTGCGCCCCGGAAATCATGCATGACAGCAGGCGGCTGCTGCCGACGCTGGTCGGTTTTGCGGTTCTCGGCGTGAGCTTTTATAAGACTCGTAGCATTATCATTCCTACGCTTCTCAGTGCTCTGGGTTATGGATTAGCCTGGAAACTCATGATGGTGATATAG
- the mprA gene encoding transcriptional repressor MprA, whose protein sequence is MDSSFTPIEQMLKFRAKRHQDFPYQEILLTRLCMHMQGKLLENRNKMLKAQGINETLFMALITLESQENHSIQPSELSCALGSSRTNATRIADELEKRGWIERRESDNDRRCLHLQLTDKGHEFLRQVLPPQHNCLHELWSSLSGSEKEQLEAITRKLLTRLDKMDVDQTMLEAVR, encoded by the coding sequence ATGGATAGTTCGTTTACGCCCATTGAACAAATGCTAAAATTTCGCGCCAAACGCCATCAGGACTTCCCGTACCAGGAGATCCTGCTGACCCGTCTGTGCATGCACATGCAGGGTAAGCTGCTGGAAAACCGCAATAAGATGCTGAAGGCTCAGGGGATTAACGAAACGTTGTTTATGGCGTTAATCACTCTTGAGTCCCAGGAGAACCACAGCATTCAGCCCTCTGAGCTAAGCTGTGCGTTGGGATCGTCCCGTACCAACGCGACGCGCATTGCCGACGAGCTGGAAAAGCGGGGCTGGATTGAACGCCGTGAAAGCGACAACGACCGTCGCTGTCTGCATTTGCAGCTGACCGATAAAGGTCATGAATTCCTGCGTCAGGTCCTGCCACCGCAGCATAACTGCCTGCACGAGCTGTGGTCTTCCCTGAGCGGCTCTGAAAAAGAGCAGCTGGAAGCCATCACCCGCAAGCTGCTGACTCGTCTGGACAAAATGGACGTAGACCAGACCATGCTGGAAGCCGTTCGCTGA
- the emrA gene encoding multidrug efflux MFS transporter periplasmic adaptor subunit EmrA, whose translation MSAHAEHETPQQPVNNKKGKRKTALLLLTLLFVIIAVAYGIYWFLVLRHYENTDDAYVAGNQVQIMSQVSGSVTKVWADNTDFVKQGDVLVTLDQADAQQAFDKAQTVLASSVRQTRQQMINSKQYQANIELKKTALAQAQSDLNRRIPLGSANLIGREELQHARDTVASAQAALDVAVQQYNANQAMILGTKLEEQPNVKQAAAELRNAWMALQRTKIVSPMTGYVSRRAVQVGAQISPTTPLMAIVPASGLWVDANFKETQLAHMRIGQSATVVSDIYGDNVEYTGRVVGLDMGTGSAFSLLPAQNATGNWIKVVQRLPVRIELDAKQLEQHPLRIGLSTLVTVNTTDRDGSMLASKSRTSPVYESNARELDLAPVNQLINQIIQANAG comes from the coding sequence ATGAGCGCACATGCGGAGCATGAAACCCCGCAGCAACCGGTGAACAATAAGAAAGGCAAGCGTAAGACCGCCCTTCTGCTGTTGACCTTGCTCTTCGTCATTATTGCTGTGGCATATGGAATTTACTGGTTCTTAGTCTTACGCCATTACGAAAACACGGACGATGCGTACGTCGCCGGTAACCAGGTGCAGATCATGTCCCAGGTTTCAGGCAGCGTCACCAAGGTCTGGGCTGACAATACTGATTTTGTAAAACAGGGTGATGTGCTGGTCACGCTCGACCAGGCCGACGCCCAACAGGCGTTCGATAAGGCGCAGACCGTGCTGGCCTCCAGCGTGCGTCAGACACGCCAGCAGATGATCAACAGCAAGCAGTATCAGGCCAATATTGAGCTGAAAAAGACCGCGCTGGCCCAGGCGCAAAGCGACCTGAACCGTCGTATACCTTTAGGCAGCGCAAACCTGATTGGCCGTGAAGAGCTGCAGCACGCCCGTGACACCGTGGCATCCGCTCAGGCAGCGCTGGACGTCGCCGTTCAGCAGTACAACGCCAACCAGGCAATGATCCTCGGTACAAAACTCGAAGAGCAGCCCAACGTGAAGCAGGCCGCCGCCGAATTGCGTAACGCATGGATGGCCCTGCAGCGTACCAAAATCGTCAGCCCGATGACCGGCTATGTTTCCCGCCGTGCGGTGCAGGTCGGCGCGCAAATCAGCCCGACCACGCCTCTGATGGCCATCGTGCCGGCCAGCGGCCTGTGGGTTGATGCCAACTTCAAAGAAACCCAACTGGCACATATGCGTATTGGGCAATCTGCGACCGTCGTCAGCGATATCTACGGCGACAACGTTGAATACACCGGCAGGGTTGTCGGCCTGGATATGGGGACCGGCAGCGCCTTCTCTTTGCTGCCAGCCCAGAACGCCACCGGTAACTGGATCAAAGTGGTTCAGCGTCTGCCGGTGCGTATCGAGCTGGATGCAAAACAGCTCGAACAGCATCCGCTGCGCATCGGCCTGTCGACCCTGGTCACCGTGAACACGACGGATCGCGATGGCAGCATGCTGGCAAGCAAGAGCCGTACCTCACCGGTTTACGAAAGT
- a CDS encoding AzlC family ABC transporter permease — protein MDSPATISNDNHQHEATWVEGLKDSLPIVISYLPVAFAFGLNATKLGFTPLESLFFSCIIYAGASQFVITALLAAGSSLWVAALTVMAMDVRHVLYGPSLRQRITKTLSRPKTAVWAFGLTDEVFAAATAKLVRDNRRWSENWMIGIAFSSWFSWVLGTALGSWSGNGLLDSFPAVEAALSFMLPVLFLSFLLASFQRKQSWTVTAALAGALLGVTLVSIPAAILAGIVCGCLAAVIQAFYQEEA, from the coding sequence ATGGACAGTCCCGCGACAATTTCAAACGACAATCATCAGCACGAAGCGACCTGGGTTGAGGGGCTGAAAGACAGTTTGCCCATCGTCATCAGTTACCTCCCCGTGGCCTTTGCCTTCGGTCTGAACGCCACTAAGCTGGGGTTTACCCCGCTCGAAAGCCTGTTTTTCTCCTGCATTATCTACGCTGGTGCCAGCCAGTTTGTGATCACCGCGCTGCTGGCGGCGGGTAGCTCTCTGTGGGTGGCTGCCCTGACCGTGATGGCGATGGACGTCCGCCACGTGCTATACGGCCCCTCGCTACGCCAGCGAATCACTAAAACGCTCAGCAGGCCCAAAACGGCAGTCTGGGCCTTCGGGCTGACGGACGAGGTGTTTGCCGCTGCCACCGCGAAACTGGTGCGCGACAACCGGCGCTGGAGCGAAAACTGGATGATCGGCATCGCCTTCAGCTCCTGGTTTTCCTGGGTGCTCGGCACCGCGCTCGGCTCCTGGTCCGGCAATGGCCTGCTCGATAGCTTCCCAGCTGTGGAGGCCGCATTAAGCTTTATGCTTCCCGTGCTGTTCCTGAGCTTCCTGCTCGCCTCGTTCCAGCGTAAGCAGTCCTGGACCGTTACCGCCGCCCTGGCGGGTGCCCTGCTCGGCGTGACGCTGGTGTCGATACCAGCCGCGATTCTGGCCGGTATCGTCTGCGGCTGCCTGGCCGCCGTGATCCAGGCGTTTTATCAGGAGGAGGCGTAA
- the proX gene encoding glycine betaine/L-proline ABC transporter substrate-binding protein ProX, which produces MRHTAILATALATLVTTSTFAADLPGKGITVQPIQSTISEETFQTLLVSRALEKMGYTVNKPSEVDYNVAYTSISSGDATFTATNWQPLHDDMFAAAGGDKKFYREGNYVEGAAQGYLIDKKTAEKYKISNIAQLKDPKIAKLFDTNGDGKADLTGCTPGWGCEAVINHQIEAFGLSNTVVHNQGNYSAMIADTITRHKEGKPILYYTWTPYWVSDVMVPGKDVVWLQVPFSSMPGEQKDIDTKLPNGANYGFPVNTMHIVANKAWAEKNPQAAKLFSLMKLPLADINAENAMMHAGHASEADIQGHVDGWIKAHQAQFDGWVKEALAAK; this is translated from the coding sequence ATGCGACACACTGCGATCTTAGCCACAGCCCTTGCCACACTCGTTACCACCAGCACCTTTGCCGCCGACCTGCCGGGCAAAGGCATTACCGTTCAGCCGATTCAAAGCACCATCTCCGAAGAGACGTTCCAGACGCTGCTGGTGAGCCGAGCGCTGGAGAAAATGGGCTACACCGTCAATAAGCCAAGCGAAGTGGACTACAACGTGGCCTACACCTCAATTTCCTCTGGCGATGCCACTTTTACCGCCACTAACTGGCAGCCCCTGCACGACGACATGTTTGCCGCCGCCGGTGGAGACAAAAAGTTTTATCGCGAGGGGAATTATGTCGAAGGTGCCGCTCAGGGCTATCTCATCGATAAAAAAACCGCTGAGAAGTACAAAATCAGCAATATTGCCCAGCTCAAAGATCCCAAAATCGCCAAACTGTTCGATACCAACGGCGACGGTAAAGCGGATCTGACCGGCTGCACGCCTGGCTGGGGCTGCGAAGCCGTTATCAACCATCAGATTGAGGCCTTCGGGCTGAGCAATACCGTGGTGCACAACCAGGGTAACTACTCCGCAATGATCGCCGATACCATTACGCGTCATAAAGAAGGCAAGCCGATTCTGTACTACACCTGGACGCCGTACTGGGTGAGCGATGTGATGGTGCCGGGGAAAGACGTGGTCTGGCTGCAGGTGCCGTTCTCTTCCATGCCTGGCGAGCAGAAGGATATCGATACCAAGCTGCCTAACGGCGCGAACTACGGCTTCCCGGTGAACACCATGCACATCGTAGCGAACAAAGCCTGGGCGGAGAAAAACCCGCAGGCGGCGAAGCTGTTCAGCCTGATGAAGCTGCCGCTGGCGGATATCAACGCCGAGAATGCCATGATGCATGCCGGTCACGCTTCCGAAGCGGATATTCAGGGTCACGTTGACGGCTGGATCAAAGCGCACCAGGCGCAGTTTGACGGCTGGGTGAAAGAAGCTTTAGCCGCTAAGTAA
- the proW gene encoding glycine betaine/L-proline ABC transporter permease ProW, with product MSNSANPWDTGSAAADATTNQAASSADAWGSQAASAPAASGGSDWLNAAPAPQAEHFNILDPFHKTLIPLDTWVTHGIDWVVTNFRPVFQGIRVPVDYILSGFQHFLLGMPAPVAIIIFALIAWQMSSLGMGIATLVSLVAIGAIGAWSQAMVTLALVLTALLFCMIIGLPLGIWLARSERAAKFIRPLLDAMQTTPAFVYLVPIVMLFGIGNVPGVVVTIIFALPPIVRLTILGIKQVPEDLIEAARSFGASPHQMLFKVQLPLAMPTIMAGVNQTLMLALSMVVIASMIAVGGLGQMVLRGIGRLDMGLATVGGVGIVILAIILDRLTQSIGRDSRSRGNRRWYTTGPLGLLTRPFCK from the coding sequence GTGAGTAATTCAGCAAATCCGTGGGATACCGGCAGCGCGGCTGCCGACGCAACAACCAATCAGGCCGCTTCCAGCGCAGACGCGTGGGGCAGCCAGGCAGCATCAGCGCCTGCCGCCAGCGGCGGGTCAGACTGGCTGAATGCTGCTCCTGCGCCGCAGGCCGAACATTTTAATATTCTCGATCCGTTCCATAAGACGCTGATCCCGCTCGACACATGGGTAACACACGGCATCGATTGGGTGGTCACTAACTTCCGTCCGGTGTTCCAGGGCATCCGCGTGCCGGTAGATTACATCCTCAGTGGCTTCCAGCATTTTCTGCTGGGGATGCCCGCACCGGTGGCCATTATTATCTTCGCGCTGATCGCCTGGCAGATGTCCAGCCTCGGTATGGGGATCGCCACGCTCGTCTCGCTGGTCGCCATTGGTGCCATCGGGGCCTGGTCCCAGGCGATGGTCACCCTGGCGCTGGTGCTGACCGCCCTGCTGTTCTGCATGATTATCGGGCTACCGCTCGGCATATGGCTTGCGCGCAGCGAGCGGGCGGCAAAATTTATCCGACCGCTGCTTGATGCGATGCAGACCACCCCGGCATTCGTCTATCTGGTGCCGATTGTGATGCTGTTTGGCATCGGCAACGTGCCGGGCGTAGTGGTGACGATTATCTTCGCCCTGCCGCCAATCGTGCGCCTGACCATTCTGGGGATTAAACAGGTGCCGGAAGATCTGATTGAGGCCGCTCGTTCGTTCGGCGCAAGCCCGCATCAGATGTTGTTCAAAGTGCAGCTTCCGCTGGCGATGCCGACCATCATGGCCGGCGTCAACCAGACGCTGATGCTCGCCCTTTCTATGGTGGTAATCGCCTCGATGATTGCCGTAGGCGGCCTTGGCCAGATGGTGCTGCGCGGCATAGGCCGTCTGGATATGGGCCTTGCCACCGTCGGCGGCGTGGGGATCGTGATCCTCGCTATTATTCTTGACCGCCTGACGCAGTCCATTGGCCGCGATTCGCGTAGCCGTGGCAACCGCCGCTGGTACACCACCGGCCCGCTGGGTCTTCTGACCCGTCCCTTCTGTAAATAA